Proteins co-encoded in one Apodemus sylvaticus chromosome 6, mApoSyl1.1, whole genome shotgun sequence genomic window:
- the LOC127686769 gene encoding proteasome subunit beta type-3-like, whose product MSIMSYNGGAVMAMKGKNCVAIAADRRFGIQAQMVTTDFQKIFPMGDISLASLATDVQTVAQSLKFRLNLYELKEGRQIKPYTLMSMVANLLYEKQFGPYYTEPVIAGLDPKTFKPFICSLDLIGCPMVTDDFVVSGTCSEQMYGMCESLWEPNMDPEHLFETISQAMLNAVDRDAVSGMGVIVHIIEKDKITTRTLKARMD is encoded by the coding sequence ATGTCTATTATGTCCTATAATGGAGGGGCCGTCATGGCCATGAAGGGAAAGAACTGTGTGGCCATCGCTGCAGACAGGCGTTTCGGGATCCAGGCCCAGATGGTGACCACGGACTTCCAGAAGATCTTTCCCATGGGTGACATTTCCCTGGCCAGCCTGGCCACTGACGTCCAGACAGTTGCCCAGAGTCTCAAGTTCCGACTGAACCTGTATGAGCTGAAGGAGGGTCGGCAGATCAAGCCCTACACCCTCATGAGCATGGTGGCCAACCTCCTGTATGAGAAACAGTTTGGGCCCTACTACACAGAGCCGGTCATTGCTGGCCTGGACCCAAAGACCTTTAAGCCGTTCATTTGCTCTCTGGACCTCATTGGCTGTCCCATGGTGACCGATGACTTCGTAGTCAGTGGTACCTGCTCCGAACAAATGTATGGGATGTGCGAGTCTCTCTGGGAGCCCAACATGGACCCAGAACACCTGTTTGAAACCATTTCTCAGGCCATGCTGAATGCTGTGGACCGGGATGCCGTGTCAGGCATGGGTGTCATTGTCCATATCATTGAGAAAGACAAGATCACCACCAGGACACTGAAGGCCCGGATGGACTAA